A DNA window from Bradyrhizobium sp. CCBAU 53421 contains the following coding sequences:
- the groES gene encoding co-chaperone GroES, translating to MKFRPLHDRVVVKRIDAEEKTAGGIIIPDSAKEKPSQGEVIAVGPGGRDEAGKLIPIDVKVGDRVLFGKWSGTEVKIDGEDLLIMKESDIMGVLDVPASKKKAA from the coding sequence ATGAAATTCCGTCCGCTTCACGACCGCGTCGTGGTTAAGCGTATCGACGCCGAAGAGAAGACCGCTGGCGGCATCATCATTCCGGACAGTGCCAAGGAAAAGCCCTCCCAGGGCGAAGTCATCGCCGTTGGCCCGGGCGGCCGCGATGAAGCCGGCAAGCTGATCCCGATCGACGTCAAGGTCGGCGACCGCGTCCTGTTCGGCAAGTGGTCCGGCACCGAGGTCAAGATCGACGGCGAAGACCTGCTGATCATGAAGGAAAGCGACATCATGGGCGTCCTCGACGTCCCCGCTTCCAAGAAGAAGGCGGCCTAA
- a CDS encoding proteasome-type protease, which produces MTYCCGILVRDGLVMIADTRTNAGLDNVSTFRKLHIFEKPGDRIMAIASAGNLAISQSVLSTLTEGMEDPHTGELETLMNAPTMFQAAQRIGRAIRSVHATEGDALRSEDISFDVSFLFGGQIKGSRMRLFMVYTAGNFIECTTDTPYLQIGEHKYGKPVLDRAMHYDVELYEALKTGLISMDSTMRSNLGVGLPIDVLVVRTDACEADLNHRIEAGEPYFHDLRSRWSAALRAAHQNIPRPPYKNETEAKTK; this is translated from the coding sequence ATGACCTATTGCTGCGGAATTCTGGTGCGCGACGGCCTCGTCATGATCGCCGATACCCGTACCAATGCCGGCCTCGACAACGTCTCGACCTTCCGCAAGCTGCACATCTTCGAAAAGCCCGGCGACCGCATCATGGCGATCGCCAGCGCCGGCAATCTGGCGATCAGCCAGTCGGTGCTGTCGACCCTGACCGAGGGCATGGAAGATCCGCACACGGGCGAGCTCGAGACGCTGATGAACGCGCCGACCATGTTCCAGGCGGCGCAGCGGATCGGCCGCGCCATCCGCTCGGTGCATGCGACCGAGGGCGATGCGCTGCGTTCCGAAGATATCTCCTTCGACGTCTCGTTCCTGTTCGGCGGCCAGATCAAGGGATCGCGGATGCGCCTGTTCATGGTCTACACCGCCGGCAACTTCATCGAATGCACCACCGACACGCCCTATTTGCAGATCGGCGAGCACAAATACGGCAAGCCGGTGCTCGACCGCGCCATGCATTACGACGTCGAGCTCTATGAGGCGCTCAAAACGGGGCTGATCTCGATGGATTCGACGATGCGCTCCAATCTCGGCGTCGGCCTGCCGATCGACGTCCTGGTGGTGCGCACGGATGCCTGCGAGGCCGATCTCAACCACCGCATCGAGGCCGGCGAGCCCTACTTCCACGATTTGCGCTCGCGCTGGTCGGCGGCGCTGCGCGCGGCGCACCAGAACATTCCACGTCCACCCTACAAGAACGAAACCGAAGCAAAAACCAAGTAA
- a CDS encoding MGMT family protein, producing MTYKAVAAKAGNPKAARAVGAIMRTNYDPSIPCHRVIASDGSMRGYVRPRRRPAQQ from the coding sequence ATGACGTACAAAGCTGTCGCTGCTAAAGCCGGCAATCCGAAGGCTGCGCGCGCGGTTGGTGCCATAATGCGCACGAATTACGACCCATCGATCCCCTGTCATCGCGTTATTGCAAGCGACGGCTCAATGCGCGGCTACGTTCGTCCGCGCCGTCGGCCGGCCCAACAATGA
- a CDS encoding cupin domain-containing protein — protein sequence MAKKPASRSAAKTAVKKKWTGLGAGAKKSSAKSSARKTIKSKGRVSAAKKSAPKAATKARPKQRVAISHHREEDFKADGLRAYARYRDLGIAAASHGLAQAHVIRLQGPCNPDEVSKLHYHDVDFQMVYVLKGWVKTYMEGEGETLMQQGSAWTQPPRIKHMILDYSDDVELLEVILPAEFKTVELKA from the coding sequence ATGGCCAAGAAGCCGGCATCAAGATCCGCAGCCAAGACCGCGGTGAAGAAGAAATGGACCGGGCTCGGCGCCGGTGCCAAAAAATCCTCCGCGAAATCGTCCGCGCGCAAGACCATCAAGTCCAAGGGCCGCGTCTCGGCGGCGAAGAAGAGCGCGCCCAAAGCGGCGACCAAGGCGCGGCCGAAGCAGCGCGTTGCCATCAGCCATCACCGCGAAGAGGATTTCAAGGCCGACGGGCTGCGCGCATACGCCAGGTACCGCGACCTCGGCATTGCCGCCGCTTCGCACGGCCTCGCGCAGGCGCATGTGATCCGGCTCCAGGGACCGTGTAATCCGGACGAGGTGTCGAAGCTGCACTACCACGACGTCGACTTCCAGATGGTCTATGTGCTCAAGGGTTGGGTGAAGACCTACATGGAGGGCGAGGGCGAGACGCTGATGCAGCAAGGCAGCGCCTGGACCCAGCCGCCGCGTATCAAGCACATGATCCTGGACTATTCCGACGACGTCGAACTGCTGGAAGTGATCCTGCCGGCCGAGTTCAAGACGGTGGAGCTGAAGGCGTAG
- the groL gene encoding chaperonin GroEL (60 kDa chaperone family; promotes refolding of misfolded polypeptides especially under stressful conditions; forms two stacked rings of heptamers to form a barrel-shaped 14mer; ends can be capped by GroES; misfolded proteins enter the barrel where they are refolded when GroES binds), with protein MAAKEVKFSVEARDKMLRGVDVLANAVKVTLGPKGRNVVLEKSFGAPRITKDGVTVAKEIELEDKFENMGAQMVREVASKSADAAGDGTTTATVLAQAIVKEGAKSVAAGMNPMDLKRGIDLAVEAVVADLQKNSKKVTSNEEIAQVGTISANGDAEIGKFLADAMKKVGNEGVITVEEAKSLETELDVVEGMQFDRGYISPYFVTNADKMRVEMDDAYILINEKKLSSLNELLPLLEAVVQTGKPLVIVAEDVEGEALATLVVNRLRGGLKVAAVKAPGFGDRRKAMLQDIAILTGGQAISEDLGIKLENVTLQMLGRAKKVMIDKENTTIVNGAGKKADIDARVAQIKAQIEETTSDYDREKLQERLAKLAGGVAVIRVGGATEVEVKERKDRVDDAMHATRAAVEEGIVPGGGVALLRASEQLKGLRTKNDDQKTGVEIVRKALSAPARQIAINAGEDGSVIVGKILENKTYNYGFDSQTGDYADLVKKGIIDPTKVVRTAIQNAASVAALLITTEAMVAELPKKNAGGPAMPPGGGMGGMDF; from the coding sequence ATGGCAGCTAAAGAAGTCAAATTCTCCGTCGAGGCGCGCGACAAGATGCTGCGCGGCGTCGACGTTCTCGCCAACGCGGTGAAGGTCACCCTCGGTCCGAAGGGCCGTAACGTCGTGCTCGAGAAGTCGTTCGGCGCTCCCCGCATCACCAAGGACGGCGTCACCGTCGCCAAGGAGATCGAGCTCGAGGACAAGTTCGAGAACATGGGCGCCCAGATGGTGCGCGAAGTCGCCTCCAAGTCCGCTGACGCGGCCGGCGACGGCACCACCACGGCGACCGTGCTCGCCCAGGCGATCGTGAAGGAAGGCGCCAAGTCGGTCGCCGCCGGCATGAACCCGATGGACCTGAAGCGCGGTATCGACCTCGCGGTCGAAGCCGTCGTTGCTGACCTCCAGAAGAACTCGAAGAAGGTCACCTCGAACGAGGAGATCGCCCAGGTCGGCACCATTTCGGCCAACGGCGATGCCGAGATCGGCAAGTTCCTCGCCGACGCCATGAAGAAGGTCGGCAACGAGGGCGTGATCACGGTCGAGGAAGCCAAGTCGCTCGAGACCGAGCTCGACGTCGTCGAGGGCATGCAGTTCGACCGCGGCTACATCTCGCCCTACTTCGTCACCAACGCCGACAAGATGCGCGTCGAGATGGACGACGCCTACATCCTGATCAACGAGAAGAAGCTCTCCTCGCTGAACGAGCTGCTGCCGCTGCTCGAGGCCGTGGTGCAGACCGGCAAGCCGCTGGTCATCGTCGCCGAGGACGTCGAAGGCGAAGCCCTCGCCACCCTCGTCGTCAACCGCCTGCGTGGCGGCCTGAAGGTCGCGGCCGTCAAGGCTCCGGGCTTCGGCGATCGCCGCAAGGCCATGCTGCAGGACATCGCGATCCTGACCGGCGGCCAGGCCATCTCGGAAGACCTCGGCATCAAGCTCGAGAACGTCACGCTGCAGATGCTCGGTCGTGCCAAGAAGGTGATGATCGACAAGGAAAACACCACGATCGTCAACGGCGCCGGCAAGAAGGCCGACATCGACGCCCGCGTTGCCCAGATCAAGGCGCAGATCGAGGAGACCACCTCGGACTACGACCGTGAGAAGCTGCAGGAGCGTCTCGCCAAGCTCGCTGGCGGCGTCGCGGTGATCCGCGTCGGCGGCGCGACCGAGGTCGAGGTGAAGGAGCGCAAGGATCGCGTTGATGACGCGATGCATGCGACCCGCGCGGCTGTCGAGGAAGGCATCGTCCCGGGCGGCGGCGTCGCCCTGCTCCGTGCTTCCGAGCAGCTCAAGGGCCTGCGCACCAAGAACGACGACCAGAAGACCGGCGTCGAGATCGTGCGCAAGGCGCTGTCGGCTCCGGCTCGCCAGATCGCGATCAACGCCGGTGAAGACGGCTCCGTCATCGTCGGCAAGATCCTGGAGAACAAGACCTACAATTACGGCTTCGACTCCCAGACCGGCGACTATGCCGACCTCGTCAAGAAGGGCATCATCGACCCGACCAAGGTCGTCCGTACCGCGATCCAGAACGCTGCCTCGGTTGCCGCGCTCTTGATCACCACGGAAGCGATGGTTGCCGAGCTGCCGAAGAAGAACGCCGGCGGCCCCGCGATGCCTCCGGGCGGCGGCATGGGCGGCATGGACTTCTAA
- a CDS encoding MFS transporter has translation MSTTTPAGARDLLGHRPFLFFLSSRSLSRFSSQIGAVAIGWQIYDLTGSAFDLGMVGLVQFLPTALLVFVAGHAADRFERKRVVQACQIAEALTALFLAGSTFAGTISEIQIFVATFVLGIAGAFESPATAAMLPLIAPQGALQRATAISSGAAQVATITGPALGGFAYALMPSAPYGIMMVFWLLGALLTGGIGRLQQAAAKNGEVSDDLFAGVTFVRSNPAILGTISLDLFAVLFGGVTALLPIYARDILMTGPLGLGILRAAPAVGALLMTMVLARHTINRRVGLRMFQAVIVFGVATVVFALSHWMWLSALALAVVGAADTISVVIRFSLVQLATPDEMRGRVGAVNFLFINASNQLGQFESGVTAALLGTVPSAVLGGVATVAVALLWMKLFPTLRDVEKLE, from the coding sequence ATGTCCACCACCACGCCGGCCGGCGCCCGCGATCTGCTCGGCCACAGACCGTTCCTGTTCTTTCTGTCGTCGCGCAGCCTGTCGCGCTTCTCCAGCCAGATCGGCGCGGTCGCGATCGGCTGGCAGATCTATGACCTGACCGGCAGCGCGTTCGACCTCGGCATGGTCGGACTGGTCCAGTTCCTGCCGACCGCGCTGCTGGTGTTCGTCGCCGGCCACGCCGCAGACCGCTTCGAGCGCAAGCGCGTGGTGCAGGCCTGCCAGATCGCGGAAGCGCTGACCGCATTGTTTCTTGCCGGAAGCACTTTTGCAGGCACCATCTCCGAGATCCAGATCTTCGTTGCGACCTTCGTGCTCGGGATCGCCGGCGCGTTCGAGAGCCCGGCGACCGCCGCAATGTTACCGCTGATCGCGCCGCAAGGCGCGCTGCAGCGGGCGACCGCGATCTCGAGCGGCGCGGCGCAGGTCGCGACCATCACGGGACCCGCGCTCGGCGGCTTCGCCTATGCGCTGATGCCGAGCGCGCCCTACGGCATCATGATGGTGTTCTGGCTGCTCGGTGCGCTGCTCACCGGCGGCATCGGCCGGCTGCAGCAGGCGGCGGCGAAGAACGGCGAGGTGTCGGATGACCTGTTTGCCGGCGTCACCTTCGTGCGCAGCAATCCGGCGATCCTCGGCACCATCTCGCTCGATCTGTTCGCGGTGCTGTTCGGCGGCGTCACCGCGCTGCTGCCGATCTATGCGCGCGACATCCTGATGACCGGCCCGCTCGGCCTCGGCATCCTGCGCGCCGCGCCGGCAGTCGGTGCGCTGCTGATGACCATGGTGCTGGCGCGGCACACCATCAACCGCCGCGTGGGATTACGCATGTTCCAGGCGGTCATCGTATTCGGCGTGGCGACGGTGGTGTTCGCGCTGTCGCACTGGATGTGGCTGTCGGCGCTAGCGCTCGCGGTTGTCGGCGCCGCCGACACGATCAGCGTCGTGATCCGCTTCTCGCTGGTGCAGCTTGCCACCCCCGACGAGATGCGCGGCCGCGTCGGCGCGGTGAACTTCCTGTTCATCAACGCCTCGAACCAGCTCGGCCAGTTCGAGAGCGGCGTCACCGCGGCGCTGCTCGGCACCGTGCCGTCGGCCGTGCTCGGCGGCGTCGCCACCGTCGCGGTCGCGCTGCTCTGGATGAAGCTGTTCCCGACGCTGCGGGATGTCGAGAAGCTGGAGTAG
- a CDS encoding SDR family oxidoreductase, translating into MTEATKIALVTGAGTGVGRAASLALMDKGYTVVLVGRRLEMLEETAKLGPAGKSLCVTADMANPAAIAALFDKVKATYGRLDVLFNNAGMGAPPVHFEDLPLEQWQAVVNTNLTAPFLCTQHAFRIMKDQNPRGGRIINNGSISAHAPRPFSAAYTSTKHAITGLTKASNLDGRMYDIAVGQVDIGNAATPMTDRMVNGPGVLQPDGTTKHEPRMDAKAVGDAVAYMAGLPLDANVLFMTVMATKMPFVGRG; encoded by the coding sequence ATGACCGAAGCAACCAAGATCGCGCTCGTGACCGGCGCAGGCACCGGCGTCGGCCGCGCGGCATCGCTCGCTCTGATGGACAAGGGCTACACCGTGGTGCTGGTCGGGCGCCGCCTGGAGATGCTGGAAGAGACCGCCAAGCTCGGCCCCGCCGGCAAGAGCCTGTGCGTCACCGCCGACATGGCCAACCCGGCCGCGATCGCCGCGCTGTTCGACAAGGTGAAGGCGACCTATGGCCGGCTCGACGTGCTGTTCAACAATGCCGGCATGGGCGCGCCGCCGGTGCATTTCGAGGATCTGCCGCTCGAGCAGTGGCAGGCCGTGGTCAACACCAACCTCACCGCGCCGTTCCTGTGCACCCAGCACGCCTTCCGCATCATGAAGGACCAGAACCCGCGCGGCGGCCGCATCATCAACAACGGCTCGATCTCGGCGCACGCGCCGCGGCCGTTCTCGGCAGCCTACACCTCGACCAAGCACGCCATCACCGGCCTCACCAAGGCCTCCAACCTCGACGGCCGCATGTATGACATCGCGGTCGGCCAGGTCGATATCGGCAATGCCGCAACCCCGATGACCGACCGCATGGTCAATGGCCCCGGCGTGCTGCAGCCGGACGGCACCACCAAGCACGAACCGCGCATGGATGCGAAAGCAGTCGGCGACGCCGTCGCCTACATGGCCGGCCTGCCGCTCGACGCCAACGTGCTGTTCATGACGGTCATGGCGACCAAGATGCCGTTCGTCGGTCGGGGCTGA
- a CDS encoding NupC/NupG family nucleoside CNT transporter, whose protein sequence is MLQLQSAFGVVALLMIAWALSENRMKVSLRQAAIGLAVTVATALMLIKVPLVTQAFGAINDAVGTIAAATRAGTAFVFGYVGGGPAPFDPKAPGSDFILAFQALPIVLVMSVLTTLLFYWRVLPPVVRGMAWILERTLGVGGAVGLSTAANIFLGMVEAPLFIRPYLAQLTRSELFLVMTGGMAGIAGTVLVLYATLLAPLISDAAAHFVIASVLGAPAAILVSLIMVPETSDKRTGGSLDDPDVPVSSTMDAIVKGTAAGLELLMNIIAMLLVLVALVYLGNKIIGLLPEIGGAKISLQRLLGYVMAPVCWLMGLPWPQAITAGSLMGTKTVLNELIAYVDLSKLGPDALDPRSRLIMLYAMCGFANFASLGIMIGGLGIMAPTRRDEINALGLKSIVSGTLTTCLMGAIVGAMTQP, encoded by the coding sequence ATGCTGCAGTTGCAATCGGCGTTCGGCGTGGTGGCGTTGCTTATGATCGCCTGGGCGTTGAGCGAGAATCGCATGAAGGTGTCGCTGCGGCAGGCGGCGATCGGGCTCGCGGTCACCGTTGCGACTGCGCTGATGCTGATCAAGGTGCCGCTGGTGACGCAGGCCTTCGGCGCGATCAACGATGCCGTCGGCACCATCGCGGCCGCGACGCGCGCCGGCACCGCCTTCGTGTTCGGTTACGTCGGCGGCGGCCCGGCGCCGTTCGATCCCAAGGCACCCGGCTCGGATTTCATCCTCGCGTTCCAGGCGTTGCCGATCGTGCTGGTGATGAGCGTGCTGACCACGCTGCTGTTCTATTGGCGCGTGCTGCCGCCTGTCGTGCGCGGCATGGCCTGGATCCTGGAGCGCACGCTCGGCGTCGGCGGCGCGGTCGGGCTCTCGACCGCGGCCAACATCTTCCTCGGCATGGTGGAAGCCCCGCTGTTCATCCGCCCCTATCTGGCGCAGCTCACCCGCAGCGAATTGTTTCTGGTGATGACCGGCGGCATGGCCGGGATCGCAGGCACCGTGCTGGTGCTGTACGCCACGCTGCTGGCGCCGCTGATATCAGATGCGGCCGCGCATTTCGTCATCGCCTCGGTGCTCGGCGCACCGGCCGCCATCTTGGTGAGCCTGATCATGGTTCCTGAGACGTCGGACAAACGCACTGGCGGATCGCTCGACGATCCCGATGTCCCGGTGTCGTCGACGATGGACGCGATCGTGAAGGGTACCGCGGCCGGGCTCGAGCTCTTGATGAACATCATCGCGATGCTGCTGGTGCTGGTCGCGCTGGTCTATCTCGGCAACAAGATCATCGGCCTCTTGCCGGAGATCGGCGGCGCGAAGATTTCGCTGCAACGGTTGCTCGGCTACGTGATGGCGCCGGTGTGCTGGCTGATGGGCCTGCCCTGGCCGCAGGCGATCACGGCTGGAAGCCTGATGGGCACCAAGACGGTGCTGAACGAGCTGATCGCCTATGTCGATCTGTCGAAGCTCGGCCCCGACGCGCTCGATCCGCGCTCGCGCCTGATCATGCTCTACGCGATGTGCGGCTTTGCCAACTTCGCGAGCCTCGGCATCATGATCGGCGGCCTCGGCATCATGGCGCCCACACGGCGCGACGAGATCAACGCGCTCGGGCTGAAATCGATCGTCTCGGGCACGCTGACGACGTGCCTAATGGGCGCGATCGTGGGGGCGATGACGCAGCCGTAG
- a CDS encoding usg protein, with amino-acid sequence MVSRVGGVVSDDFRKQLLGYGLTTAQILYRMPDHPSLLQTYVWQNYDLFPKFPALQDFLAFWQQKLEGPLFSVTVAHSKLVKPAELRAVDGVFRLH; translated from the coding sequence ATGGTCTCGCGAGTTGGTGGGGTTGTTTCCGACGATTTCCGGAAGCAGTTGCTGGGGTACGGGCTGACGACGGCGCAAATCCTCTATCGGATGCCCGATCACCCTTCGTTGCTGCAGACCTATGTCTGGCAGAACTACGATCTGTTTCCGAAATTTCCGGCGCTGCAGGATTTCCTCGCCTTCTGGCAGCAGAAGCTCGAGGGCCCGCTGTTCTCGGTGACGGTGGCGCATTCCAAGCTGGTCAAGCCGGCCGAGCTGCGCGCCGTCGACGGCGTGTTCAGGCTGCATTGA